The following are encoded together in the Oncorhynchus nerka isolate Pitt River linkage group LG23, Oner_Uvic_2.0, whole genome shotgun sequence genome:
- the papss2b gene encoding bifunctional 3'-phosphoadenosine 5'-phosphosulfate synthase 2b isoform X1, with protein MCNGAVSLWFQDLQRATNVVYQAHHVSRSKRGQVVGTREGFRGCTVWLTGLSGAGKTTVGFALEEYLVFHGIPCYSLDGDNIRQGLNRNLGFTSVDREENIRRIAEVAKLFADAGLVCIASFISPFTKDRQEAKKIHVQSGLPFFEVFVDAPLEVCESRDVKGLYKKARAGEIKGFTGIDSPFEKPESPDLVLKTGEISATECIQQVVELLKEQNIVPTGVTEEVTELFVPENKLDLALSDAKTLPTVNITKLDLQWVQVLAEGWASPLKGFMREREFLQVLHFDTLLDGGNINLSVPIVLPISKESKEKLDGCAAFALEFKGCRVAILRNPEFYEHRKEERCARQWGTTCPQHPYIKMVMEGGDWLVGGDLEVLEQIKWNDGLDQYRFTPRELKQKFKEMKADAVFAFQLRNPVHNGHALLMQDTKRRLLERGYKNPVLLLHPLGGWTKDDDVPLDWRIKQHAAVLEEGVLDPASTIMAIFPSPMMYAGPTEVQWHCRARMIAGANFYIVGRDPAGMPHPETKQSLYEPTHGAKVLTMAPGLPSVEIIPFRVAAYNKTKRSMDFYDKERHQEFEFISGTKMRRMARSGENPPDGFMANKAWKVLTEYYSSLQKDE; from the exons ATGTGCAATGGTGCAGTCTCTCTGTGGTTTCAGGACCTTCAGAGGGCCACTAATGTCGTGTACCAGGCTCACCATGTGAGCCGGTCCAAACGAGGCCAAGTGGTGGGCACCAGAGAGGGCTTCAGAGGTTGCACGGTCTGGCTCACTG GTTTGTCAGGTGCCGGAAAGACGACCGTCGGCTTTGCCCTGGAGGAGTACTTGGTGTTCCATGGTATTCCCTGCTACTCCCTGGATGGGGATAACATCAGACAGGGGCTGAACAGGAACCTTGGCTTCACCTCTGTGGACAGGGAGGAGAACATCAGGCGCATCGCTGAGGTGGCCAAGCTGTTTGCAGACGCAGGATTGGTCTGCATCGCCAGCTTCATTTCTCCATTCACTAAG GACCGGCAAGAAGCCAAAAAGATCCATGTACAATCTGGGCTGCCGTTCTTTGAGGTGTTCGTCGACGCTCCCCTGGAGGTGTGTGAGAGCAGGGATGTCAAAGGCCTCTACAAGAAGGCCCGTGCTGGAGAGATTAAAG GCTTTACGGGCATTGATTCGCCTTTTGAGAAGCCTGAGTCACCTGATCTTGTGCTGAAGACTGGAGAGATCTCAGCGACTGAGTGCATCCAGCAGGTGGTCGAGCTGCTTAAGGAACAG AATATTGTACCCACTGGTGTGACAGAGGAAGTGACTGAGCTCTTTGTGCCAGAGAACAAGCTGGACTTGGCACTGAGCGACGCCAAGACACTGCCTACCGTCAACATCACCAAG CTGGACCTCCAGTGGGTGCAGGTGCTGGCGGAGGGCTGGGCCAGCCCCCTCAAGGGCTTcatgagggagagggagttcCTGCAGGTTCTGCACTTCGACACTCTTCTGGATG GTGGAAACATCAACCTCTCTGTGCCGATCGTCCTGCCCATTTCCAAAGAGAGCAAAGAGAAGCTGGACGGCTGCGCAGCGTTCGCCCTTGAGTTCAAAGGTTGCAGAGTGGCAATTCTCCGCAACCCTGAGTTTTATGAACATCGGAAGGAAGAGCGTTGTGCCAGGCAGTGGGGAACCACATGTCCTCAGCATCCTTACATCAAG ATGGTTATGGAGGGTGGTGATTGGCTGGTTGGTGGAGATTTGGAGGTGCTAGAGCAAATCAAATGGAACGATGGTCTGGACCAATACCGCTTCACTCCAAGAGAACTGAAGCAAAAGTTCAAGGAAATGAAAGCAG ACGCCGTCTTCGCCTTCCAGCTTCGCAACCCGGTCCACAACGGCCACGCCCTCCTGATGCAAGACACGAAGCGGCGGCTGCTGGAGCGAGGCTACAAGAACCCTGTCCTGCTGCTCCACCCGCTGGGAGGCTGGACCAAAGACGATGACGTGCCTCTGGACTGGCGTATAAAACAGCATGCTGCCGTACTGGAGGAGGGGGTACTGGACCCAGCCAGCACTATCATGGCCATATTCCCCTCTCCCATGATGTATGCTGGACCCACTGAG GTACAGTGGCACTGCCGGGCACGAATGATAGCTGGTGCCAACTTCTACATCGTTGGTCGTGACCCTGCGGGCATGCCTCACCCCGAGACCAAGCAGAGCCTGTATGAGCCCACCCACGGGGCCAAGGTCCTCACCATGGCCCCTGGTCTCCCCTCTGTAGAGATCATCCCCTTCAGAGTGGCTGCCTACAACAAGACTAAAAGATCTATGGACTTCTACGATAAGGAGAG ACACCAGGAATTTGAGTTCATATCTGGGACCAAGATGAGGAGGATGGCACGCAGCGGAGAGAACCCTCCAGATGGTTTCATGGCCAATAAGGCCTGGAAGGTCCTCACAGAGTACTACAGCTCCCTGCAGAAGGacgaatga
- the papss2b gene encoding bifunctional 3'-phosphoadenosine 5'-phosphosulfate synthase 2b isoform X2 — protein MSGIKKQRTDLQRATNVVYQAHHVSRSKRGQVVGTREGFRGCTVWLTGLSGAGKTTVGFALEEYLVFHGIPCYSLDGDNIRQGLNRNLGFTSVDREENIRRIAEVAKLFADAGLVCIASFISPFTKDRQEAKKIHVQSGLPFFEVFVDAPLEVCESRDVKGLYKKARAGEIKGFTGIDSPFEKPESPDLVLKTGEISATECIQQVVELLKEQNIVPTGVTEEVTELFVPENKLDLALSDAKTLPTVNITKLDLQWVQVLAEGWASPLKGFMREREFLQVLHFDTLLDGGNINLSVPIVLPISKESKEKLDGCAAFALEFKGCRVAILRNPEFYEHRKEERCARQWGTTCPQHPYIKMVMEGGDWLVGGDLEVLEQIKWNDGLDQYRFTPRELKQKFKEMKADAVFAFQLRNPVHNGHALLMQDTKRRLLERGYKNPVLLLHPLGGWTKDDDVPLDWRIKQHAAVLEEGVLDPASTIMAIFPSPMMYAGPTEVQWHCRARMIAGANFYIVGRDPAGMPHPETKQSLYEPTHGAKVLTMAPGLPSVEIIPFRVAAYNKTKRSMDFYDKERHQEFEFISGTKMRRMARSGENPPDGFMANKAWKVLTEYYSSLQKDE, from the exons GACCTTCAGAGGGCCACTAATGTCGTGTACCAGGCTCACCATGTGAGCCGGTCCAAACGAGGCCAAGTGGTGGGCACCAGAGAGGGCTTCAGAGGTTGCACGGTCTGGCTCACTG GTTTGTCAGGTGCCGGAAAGACGACCGTCGGCTTTGCCCTGGAGGAGTACTTGGTGTTCCATGGTATTCCCTGCTACTCCCTGGATGGGGATAACATCAGACAGGGGCTGAACAGGAACCTTGGCTTCACCTCTGTGGACAGGGAGGAGAACATCAGGCGCATCGCTGAGGTGGCCAAGCTGTTTGCAGACGCAGGATTGGTCTGCATCGCCAGCTTCATTTCTCCATTCACTAAG GACCGGCAAGAAGCCAAAAAGATCCATGTACAATCTGGGCTGCCGTTCTTTGAGGTGTTCGTCGACGCTCCCCTGGAGGTGTGTGAGAGCAGGGATGTCAAAGGCCTCTACAAGAAGGCCCGTGCTGGAGAGATTAAAG GCTTTACGGGCATTGATTCGCCTTTTGAGAAGCCTGAGTCACCTGATCTTGTGCTGAAGACTGGAGAGATCTCAGCGACTGAGTGCATCCAGCAGGTGGTCGAGCTGCTTAAGGAACAG AATATTGTACCCACTGGTGTGACAGAGGAAGTGACTGAGCTCTTTGTGCCAGAGAACAAGCTGGACTTGGCACTGAGCGACGCCAAGACACTGCCTACCGTCAACATCACCAAG CTGGACCTCCAGTGGGTGCAGGTGCTGGCGGAGGGCTGGGCCAGCCCCCTCAAGGGCTTcatgagggagagggagttcCTGCAGGTTCTGCACTTCGACACTCTTCTGGATG GTGGAAACATCAACCTCTCTGTGCCGATCGTCCTGCCCATTTCCAAAGAGAGCAAAGAGAAGCTGGACGGCTGCGCAGCGTTCGCCCTTGAGTTCAAAGGTTGCAGAGTGGCAATTCTCCGCAACCCTGAGTTTTATGAACATCGGAAGGAAGAGCGTTGTGCCAGGCAGTGGGGAACCACATGTCCTCAGCATCCTTACATCAAG ATGGTTATGGAGGGTGGTGATTGGCTGGTTGGTGGAGATTTGGAGGTGCTAGAGCAAATCAAATGGAACGATGGTCTGGACCAATACCGCTTCACTCCAAGAGAACTGAAGCAAAAGTTCAAGGAAATGAAAGCAG ACGCCGTCTTCGCCTTCCAGCTTCGCAACCCGGTCCACAACGGCCACGCCCTCCTGATGCAAGACACGAAGCGGCGGCTGCTGGAGCGAGGCTACAAGAACCCTGTCCTGCTGCTCCACCCGCTGGGAGGCTGGACCAAAGACGATGACGTGCCTCTGGACTGGCGTATAAAACAGCATGCTGCCGTACTGGAGGAGGGGGTACTGGACCCAGCCAGCACTATCATGGCCATATTCCCCTCTCCCATGATGTATGCTGGACCCACTGAG GTACAGTGGCACTGCCGGGCACGAATGATAGCTGGTGCCAACTTCTACATCGTTGGTCGTGACCCTGCGGGCATGCCTCACCCCGAGACCAAGCAGAGCCTGTATGAGCCCACCCACGGGGCCAAGGTCCTCACCATGGCCCCTGGTCTCCCCTCTGTAGAGATCATCCCCTTCAGAGTGGCTGCCTACAACAAGACTAAAAGATCTATGGACTTCTACGATAAGGAGAG ACACCAGGAATTTGAGTTCATATCTGGGACCAAGATGAGGAGGATGGCACGCAGCGGAGAGAACCCTCCAGATGGTTTCATGGCCAATAAGGCCTGGAAGGTCCTCACAGAGTACTACAGCTCCCTGCAGAAGGacgaatga